A window of Cryptomeria japonica chromosome 3, Sugi_1.0, whole genome shotgun sequence contains these coding sequences:
- the LOC131047892 gene encoding VQ motif-containing protein 4: MEMEKEKSIASQGGNCFDQSPKTQQIAVPTTFVQADTSSFRELVQKLTGISDESQEKLPITMPARYYNRSGVGAKQVQAEAVSPLSSASSCSKIEVGPRKSAFKLQERRQSMRKLEIQLGLTSLRLNPLSPRSGEIRSPNVTDLQALHAPSPVTPLASDPFHNVNGYSPSSTPNAATPTSDSSEEERAIAEKGFYLHPSPRQTPRGSDPELLPLFPLHSPREPNS; the protein is encoded by the coding sequence atggagatggagaaggagaaATCCATTGCGAGCCAGGGTGGGAACTGTTTTGATCAATCGCCAAAAACCCAACAGATTGCAGTTCCAACAACTTTTGTGCAGGCCGATACAAGTAGCTTTAGGGAGCTTGTTCAGAAACTCACAGGCATTTCAGATGAGAGTCAGGAGAAGCTGCCCATCACCATGCCCGCACGCTACTACAATAGGTCAGGAGTAGGAGCTAAGCAGGTTCAAGCAGAAGCAGTTTCCCCATTATCTTCAGCATCATCTTGTTCAAAAATTGAAGTGGGTCCTCGGAAATCTGCCTTCAAGTTGCAGGAGAGAAGACAAAGCATGAGGAAACTAGAGATTCAGCTAGGTCTAACTTCTCTGCGTCTTAATCCTTTATCCCCCAGATCAGGTGAGATTCGATCCCCCAATGTTACAGACCTGCAGGCTCTTCATGCCCCTAGCCCTGTTACTCCCCTCGCATCTGACCCATTTCACAATGTCAATGGGTATAGCCCATCGAGTACGCCCAACGCTGCTACGCCTACTTCTGATTCATCTGAAGAAGAGAGAGCCATAGCTGAGAAAGGATTCTATTTGCACCCTTCCCCGCGCCAAACCCCGCGTGGTTCTGACCCTGAGCTGCTTCCTCTCTTTCCCCTTCATTCCCCAAGAGAACCGAATTCCTAG